Proteins encoded by one window of Dioscorea cayenensis subsp. rotundata cultivar TDr96_F1 chromosome 20, TDr96_F1_v2_PseudoChromosome.rev07_lg8_w22 25.fasta, whole genome shotgun sequence:
- the LOC120251735 gene encoding bifunctional dihydroflavonol 4-reductase/flavanone 4-reductase-like isoform X2: MADNTTVCVTGASSFISSWLTMQLLHHGYSVKATINNPEDLEKVKYLLELPGAEQRLTLWKADLSIEGSFDEVINGCVGVFHVPPRIDLNVNDIENDLIKPTIDGVVNLFKSCVKAKTVKRVVYTSTAATVNIQPFRKTVYDETSWTDVEFCKNVKMTSWMYFYAKTVAEKAALEFAEKNGLDLVTVLPSVINGPFLMSTVPLTMVAALALITRNESFYYVLNPAQFVHLDDLCNAHIFLFEHPEAKGRYICSSENVTITELADFLREKYPEYEIPTKIEGIDEVKDVIKLSSKKLLDLGFEFRYSLDDMYDGVFKSCREKGLLPPLPKKD, translated from the exons ATGGCTGATAATACCACAGTCTGTGTTACTGGCGCCTCTAGCTTCATCAGCTCATGGCTCACCATGCAGCTCCTCCACCATGGCTACTCAGTCAAGGCCACCATTAACAATCCTG AGGATTTGGAGAAGGTGAAGTACTTGTTAGAGCTGCCAGGAGCAGAGCAAAGACTAACATTATGGAAGGCTGATTTGAGTATTGAAGGAAGCTTTGATGAAGTCATTAATGGTTGTGTTGGAGTCTTCCATGTTCCCCCAAGAATTGATCTCAATGTCAATGACATTGAA aatgatTTGATTAAGCCAACCATTGATGGAGTTGTGAATTTGTTCAAGTCTTGTGTTAAGGCAAAGACTGTCAAAAGAGTTGTGTACACTTCCACGGCAGCAACTGTTAATATTCAACCATTCAGGAAGACTGTTTATGATGAGACTTCCTGGACTGATGTTGAATTTTGCAAGAATGTTAAAATGACTTCTTgg ATGTATTTCTATGCTAAGACAGTAGCAGAAAAGGCAGCATTAGAAtttgctgaaaaaaatggaTTGGATCTTGTTACTGTGCTTCCATCAGTAATCAACGGGCCATTCCTCATGTCTACTGTACCGTTGACAATGGTTGCGGCACTCGCATTGATAACAA GGAATGAATCATTCTACTATGTACTGAATCCTGCTCAATTTGTGCACTTGGATGATCTTTGCAATGCTCATATATTCTTATTTGAGCATCCAGAAGCAAAAGGAAGATACATTTGCTCTTCAGAAAATGTGACAATAACTGAACTTGCAGACTTTCTAAGAGAAAAATATCCAGAATACGAAATTCCTACAAA AATTGAAGGCATCGATGAAGTTAAAGATGTGATCAAGTTATCATCGAAAAAACTTTTGGACTTAGGATTTGAGTTCAGGTATAGTTTGGATGATATGTATGATGGAGTTTTCAAGTCATGTAGGGAGAAAGGTTTGCTTCCTCCCCTGCCAAAAAAAGACTAG
- the LOC120251735 gene encoding bifunctional dihydroflavonol 4-reductase/flavanone 4-reductase-like isoform X1: protein MADNTTVCVTGASSFISSWLTMQLLHHGYSVKATINNPEDLEKVKYLLELPGAEQRLTLWKADLSIEGSFDEVINGCVGVFHVPPRIDLNVNDIENDLIKPTIDGVVNLFKSCVKAKTVKRVVYTSTAATVNIQPFRKTVYDETSWTDVEFCKNVKMTSWMYFYAKTVAEKAALEFAEKNGLDLVTVLPSVINGPFLMSTVPLTMVAALALITKWKFAGNESFYYVLNPAQFVHLDDLCNAHIFLFEHPEAKGRYICSSENVTITELADFLREKYPEYEIPTKIEGIDEVKDVIKLSSKKLLDLGFEFRYSLDDMYDGVFKSCREKGLLPPLPKKD from the exons ATGGCTGATAATACCACAGTCTGTGTTACTGGCGCCTCTAGCTTCATCAGCTCATGGCTCACCATGCAGCTCCTCCACCATGGCTACTCAGTCAAGGCCACCATTAACAATCCTG AGGATTTGGAGAAGGTGAAGTACTTGTTAGAGCTGCCAGGAGCAGAGCAAAGACTAACATTATGGAAGGCTGATTTGAGTATTGAAGGAAGCTTTGATGAAGTCATTAATGGTTGTGTTGGAGTCTTCCATGTTCCCCCAAGAATTGATCTCAATGTCAATGACATTGAA aatgatTTGATTAAGCCAACCATTGATGGAGTTGTGAATTTGTTCAAGTCTTGTGTTAAGGCAAAGACTGTCAAAAGAGTTGTGTACACTTCCACGGCAGCAACTGTTAATATTCAACCATTCAGGAAGACTGTTTATGATGAGACTTCCTGGACTGATGTTGAATTTTGCAAGAATGTTAAAATGACTTCTTgg ATGTATTTCTATGCTAAGACAGTAGCAGAAAAGGCAGCATTAGAAtttgctgaaaaaaatggaTTGGATCTTGTTACTGTGCTTCCATCAGTAATCAACGGGCCATTCCTCATGTCTACTGTACCGTTGACAATGGTTGCGGCACTCGCATTGATAACAA AATGGAAATTTGCAGGGAATGAATCATTCTACTATGTACTGAATCCTGCTCAATTTGTGCACTTGGATGATCTTTGCAATGCTCATATATTCTTATTTGAGCATCCAGAAGCAAAAGGAAGATACATTTGCTCTTCAGAAAATGTGACAATAACTGAACTTGCAGACTTTCTAAGAGAAAAATATCCAGAATACGAAATTCCTACAAA AATTGAAGGCATCGATGAAGTTAAAGATGTGATCAAGTTATCATCGAAAAAACTTTTGGACTTAGGATTTGAGTTCAGGTATAGTTTGGATGATATGTATGATGGAGTTTTCAAGTCATGTAGGGAGAAAGGTTTGCTTCCTCCCCTGCCAAAAAAAGACTAG
- the LOC120251169 gene encoding auxilin-like protein 1 codes for MEDPQAALPAGRPRTRHSRKGASGVAGGAGGMKVDYDDVFGGLPRFSGPAKATRGDEYVEIFGDFAASCSIPFLELPVGFDDVDTGVDPRAPGFDYREIFGGFSGSDFGVSYEELIAGKTPPEDSNGRVPKKTSNRQQASEASNLASQTPDNEFVASVEEDQIIFDLHQSNGGIKKLDMSDHNTNWGGVEGGQSAPLTKHHTIPGYNSVVDASSPNLRSDSIPEVKANDPSLSSDPSDPNGKIADMKQEKISMAASDDASTGSSIIDLKDVKSLSTKSPASEDVSANLQSHSRSSSYHSTTSSGDISFHDPTYVTISEISLRTQPLEVPPPSRPPPKLSNKQSHPKIKIYSSANDAERGSLYRQTSDSWKYYSSSFSKTDAVQGSVKDGSNFFDVEVDASSAAAASAAAMKEAMEQAQAKLKSAKELMGRKRDGFQSRKKLPQHDNINFKERKDVEAAEEVNCCIGDIPQMRFAKDEEKMNDFLKQERQKHTKATKIAIDQAEKETGAGKEQTVQGEKSKSSPYNLEEKTVEQKIDNLTYEQEEKEVDKQESRKHTQDREIAIDQEQNEICAGKKQALQGRKLKSSPHDLEEKAEERKIEDQFYEQKEKEMDKQERQRHTDATKIAINLEENEMHAGKEQALPGQKLKASQYNLEEKTVERKIDDRYCEREKEMDKQERQKHTNVTKTAFDKDEKEMHKQERQKDTKATKIIIHQEEKEAEKQESQKHAKATETAVDQEEKEMYAGKERTLQDKKSVSSQYDLEEKTGEWKIDSQYYELINNNKCRPAQKLSEQECAQKTLKGTKVQNEHVQDCKVVETPNELKKSRKLWAVNEPHVVEKIKVNAETMASREDEIKEILSAIREAHVQEKHPDVQEVADVFSLGEENEKSEDAQEIYPGVVDEIKEDAIKETTCEPHESENVQKIADKTSVVNETGKEFDVLKYSFMPEPGKKFTATQADIPWESFEKRHESSELGCAPEIHEIDSKTDVLLVAEGINTLSMMQESCGSVESKKAVYIDRETNESEENVKLSKAAKGPGEECEIREDCKTTKVPLGYVENAMKMAEAKKVSLENQNKKGKENLQELENDEEHMMESMTENSDESQMMAEADNIEEENEKPKLVQATSDLGKSHNGVNKAQVVCQDPEDFELVSAVNLDRNCNDANADLLVGQQPVNESLEAVRQVRLPESEKKGKLPSLLKVDSESHCMGAVDNSNINSQKTESMKSVGRKRESEREHEKEWAKKLEEKEREREREKDRLAVERATSEAHERALAEARERAERIAVERVTAEARQRALAEAREKAEKASAEALEKSLAEKTSREAKLRAERAAVERATAEARERAVERAIAEKAAAEAREQAERLNGSFRDKIRKDNEALNNLRSSDKGDGGIRIRPGSHDIRHNESQNVGSTQKYSASINHGAAGESALRCKARLERHQRTVERAAKALAEKNMRDILAQREQAERNRLAESLDADVKRWSNGKEGNLRALLSTLQYILGPDSGWQPIPLTEVITAAAAKKAYRRATLCVHPDKLQQRGASIQQKYVCEKVFDLLKEAWNKFNSEER; via the exons ATGGAGGACCCGCAAGCTGCGCTACCTGCCGGCCGGCCTCGGACGCGGCACTCTCGGAAGGGGGCCTCGGGCGTCGCCGGGGGGGCTGGCGGGATGAAGGTGGACTACGATGATGTGTTTGGGGGTCTGCCTAGGTTTTCGGGGCCTGCCAAAGCAACGAGGGGGGATGAATATGTAGAGATCTTTGGTGACTTCGCTGCATCGTGTTCCATCCCTTTCCTTGAGCTTCCGGTGGGATTTGATGATGTGGATACTGGGGTGGACCCTCGAGCTCCAGGATTTGACTACCGGGAGATCTTTGGGGGTTTTAGCGGTTCGGATTTTGGAGTTTCTTATGAGGAGTTGATTGCGGGGAAGACCCCGCCGGAGGATTCGAATGGGAG gGTCCCAAAGAAAACAAGCAATAGACAGCAGGCATCAGAAGCTTCTAATTTAGCTTCACAGACTCCTGACAATGAATTTGTGGCATCTGTGGAAGAAGATCAAATCATTTTTGATTTGCACCAGTCAAATGGTGGGATAAAGAAGCTCGACATGTCAGACCACAATACAAACTGGGGAGGCGTAGAGGGAGGTCAAAGTGCACCGTTAACTAAACATCATACCATTCCTGGCTATAACTCTGTGGTGGATGCAAGCTCACCAAATTTGAGAAGCGATAGTATTCCAGAAGTGAAAGCTAATGATCCGAGTCTCAGTTCAGACCCTTCAGATCCTAATGGGAAAATAGCTGACATGAAACAGGAGAAAATTTCTATGGCAGCCTCTGATGATGCCAGTACCGGTAGTTCGATAATTGATCTGAAGGATGTGAAATCATTAAGCACCAAATCTCCAGCCTCAGAAGATGTTTCTGCAAATCTGCAATCACATTCACGTTCTTCTAGCTATCACTCAACGACATCTAGTGGGGATATATCCTTTCATGATCCTACATATGTTACCATATCTGAAATCAGCCTTAGGACTCAACCGTTGGAAGTGCCACCACCTTCAAGACCACCTCCCAAACTAAGTAATAAGCAGAGTCATCCTAAAATCAAGATCTATTCCAGTGCCAATGATGCTGAGCGAGGAAGTCTATATAGACAAACAAGTGATAGCTGGAAATATTATAGTAGTTCTTTTTCTAAAACTGATGCTGTTCAAGGCTCAGTGAAAGACGGTTCTAATTTCTTTGATGTGGAGGTTGATGCAAGTTCAGCTGCTGCAGCTTCTGCTGCTGCCATGAAAGAAGCAATGGAACAAGCCCAAGCTAAATTGAAAAGTGCAAAAGAATTGATGGGGAGAAAACGAGACGGTTTCCAAAGCCGCAAGAAGCTGCCTCAGCatgataacataaatttcaaggAAAGAAAGGATGTTGAAGCTGCTGAAGAAGTGAACTGCTGCATTGGAGATATACCCCAAATGAGGTTCGCAAAGGACGAGGAGAAGATGAATGATTTTCTGAAGCAAGAGAGGCAGAAACACACTAAGGCAACCAAGATAGCTATTGATCAGGCAGAGAAGGAAACGGGTGCTGGCAAAGAGCAGACAGTTCAAGGGGAAAAATCAAAATCCTCCCCATACAACCTGGAGGAGAAAACTGTGGAACAGAAAATTGATAACCTTACTTATGAACAGGAAGAGAAGGAAGTAGATAAGCAAGAGAGCCGCAAACACACACAGGACAGAGAGATAGCTATTGATCAGGAACAGAATGAAATTTGTGCTGGCAAAAAGCAGGCACTTCAAGGGAGGAAATTGAAATCATCTCCACACGATCTGGAGGAGAAAGCTGAGGAGAGGAAAATAGAGGACCAATTTTACGAACAGAAAGAGAAGGAAATGGACAAGCAAGAGAGACAGCGCCACACTGATGCAACCAAGATAGCTATCAACCTGGAAGAGAATGAAATGCATGCTGGCAAAGAGCAGGCCCTTCCAGggcaaaaattaaaagcatcTCAATACAACCTGGAGGAGAAAACTGTGGAGAGGAAAATAGATGACCGATATTGTGAACGGGAGAAGGAAATGGATAAGCAAGAGAGACAGAAACACACTAATGTGACCAAGACGGCTTTTGACAAGGATGAGAAGGAAATGCATAAGCAGGAGAGGCAGAAAGACACTAAGGCAACCAAGATAATTATTCACCAGGAAGAAAAGGAAGCGGAAAAGCAAGAGAGTCAGAAACATGCTAAGGCCACCGAGACAGCTGTTGATCAGGAAGAGAAGGAAATGTATGCTGGCAAAGAGCGAACACTTCAAGATAAGAAATCAGTTTCATCTCAATATGACCTGGAGGAGAAAACTGGGGAATGGAAAATAGATAGCCAATATTATGAACTGATAAATAACAATAAGTGTAGACCTGCTCAAAAACTGTCTGAGCAAGAATGTGCTCAGAAGACATTGAAGGGGACCAAAGTGCAAAACGAACATGTGCAAGACTGCAAAGTGGTTGAAACACcgaatgaattaaaaaaatcaagaaaattgtGGGCTGTTAATGAACCGCATGTAGTAGAAAAAATAAAGGTGAATGCTGAGACTATGGCTAGCAGAGAGGAcgaaataaaagaaattctaAGTGCAATTCGAGAAGCTCATGTACAGGAAAAACATCCTGATGTACAAGAAGTAGCAGATGTGTTTAGTCTAGGTGAAGAAAATGAGAAATCAGAGGATGCTCAGGAGATCTATCCTGGTGTTGTGgatgaaataaaagaagatgCCATCAAGGAGACGACATGTGAACCTCATGAAAGTGAAAATGTTCAAAAAATTGCTGATAAAACTAGTGTTGTGAATGAAACTGGGAAAGAATTTGATGTGCTAAAGTATTCATTTATGCCAGAGCCAGGTAAGAAATTTACAGCAACTCAAGCGGATATTCCTTGGGAGAGTTTTGAAAAGAGACATGAGTCATCTGAGTTGGGATGTGCTCCTGAAATTCATGAAATTGACTCGAAAACTGATGTGCTACTGGTTGCGGAAGGAATTAACACTTTGAGCATGATGCAAGAATCATGTGGTTCTGTGGAAAGTAAGAAGGCAGTCTACATTGATCGGGAAACTAATGAATCAGAAGAAAATGTCAAACTGTCCAAAGCTGCTAAAGGACCTGGTGAAGAATGCGAAATCAGAGAGGATTGTAAAACAACAAAGGTTCCTCTTGGGTATGTGGAAAATGCCATGAAAATGGCAGAAGCAAAAAAAGTCTCTCTGGAAAATCAgaataagaaaggaaaagaaaatctaCAAGAACTTGAGAATGATGAGGAGCACATGATGGAATCTATGACCGAGAATTCTGATGAGTCACAGATGATGGCTGAAGCAGACAATATAGAGGAGGAGAATGAAAAGCCTAAACTAGTTCAGGCAACTTCAGATTTGGGGAAGAGCCATAATGGTGTGAATAAAGCTCAAGTGGTTTGTCAGGATCCAGAAGATTTTGAACTTGTGTCAGCTGTCAATTTGGACAGAAATTGCAACGATGCAAATGCAGATCTTCTGGTTGGCCAGCAGCCTGTAAATGAAAGCTTGGAAGCTGTCCGACAGGTTAGATTGCCAGAATCAGAGAAGAAAGGGAAATTGCCAAGTCTGCTTAAGGTAGACTCAGAAAGTCATTGTATGGGTGCAGTTGATAATTCAAATATTAACTCACAAAAAACAGAGAGTATGAAAAGTGTAGGCAGAAAGAGAGAGAGTGAAAGAGAGCATGAGAAAGAATGGGCAAAGAAGttagaagagaaagagagggagagggaaagagaaaaagatagaCTTGCTGTTGAAAGAGCTACTAGTGAAGCTCATGAAAGAGCACTTGCTGAAGCGAGGGAAAGGGCCGAAAGGATTGCTGTGGAGAGGGTGACTGCTGAAGCTCGACAAAGAGCATTGGCTGAGGCCAGAGAGAAAGCAGAGAAAGCTTCAGCTGAAGCATTAGAGAAATCATTGGCTGAAAAAACTTCTAGAGAAGCTAAGTTGAGGGCAGAGCGTGCTGCAGTCGAGCGGGCTACTGCTGAAGCTCGAGAGCGTGCTGTAGAAAGAGCAATTGCAGAAAAGGCTGCTGCAGAAGCCAGAGAACAAGCTGAGAGACTTAATGGCTCTTTTAGGGATAAAATAAGGAAAGACAATGAAGCATTGAACAATCTTAGGTCTAGTGATAAGGGAGACGGTGGAATAAGGATAAGGCCTGGTTCTCAC GATATTCGACACAATGAGTCTCAAAATGTGGGATCTACCCAAAAATACTCTGCATCTATTAATCATG GAGCTGCTGGTGAATCAGCTTTAAGGTGTAAAGCAAGGCTAGAGAGGCATCAACGTACAGTTGAGCGTGCT GCAAAAGCACTTGCTGAAAAGAATATGCGTGATATTCTCGCTCAAAGAGAACAAGCAGAGAGAAAT AGGTTAGCCGAATCTCTTGATGCTGATGTCAAAAGGTGGTCAAATGGAAAGGAAGGGAATTTGCGAGCATTGTTGTCGACCCTGCAATAT ATCCTTGGTCCTGATAGTGGTTGGCAGCCAATTCCCTTGACCGAGGTTATAACTGCTGCAGCTGCCAAGAAAGCATACCGGAGGGCTACTCTTTGCGTTCATCCGGACAAGTTACAGCAAAGGGGAGCTAGCATTCAACAGAAGTACGTTTGTGAAAAAGTCTTTGATCTACTTAAG GAAGCATGGAACAAGTTCAACTCCGAAGAGCGATAA
- the LOC120251964 gene encoding bifunctional dihydroflavonol 4-reductase/flavanone 4-reductase-like — protein sequence MAAEKGCVCVTGASGFIGSWLTMQLLQQGYSVNATVRDPKNMTKVKHLLKLPGADERLRLYKADLSDEGSFDEAINGCVGVFHVATPMDLQVKDHENELIKPTIEGVVNLLKSCLKAKTVKKVVYTSTAGTVNMQPIRKSVYDETSWTDTEFCKTVKMTAWTYFYAKTIAEKTAFEFAENNGLDLISVIPTLVNGPFLMSTMPPSMLTALALITRNVPFYYILNPIQFVHLDDLCRAHVFLFEHPEAKGRYICSSHDVTITELADLLRKKYPEYEIPIEFEGIDKVNDVIKFSSKKLMDLGFEFKYSLEDMYDGVFQSCKEKGLLPPLPKKI from the exons ATGGCTGCTGAAAAgggatgtgtgtgtgtgacagGAGCTTCAGGATTCATTGGTTCATGGCTTACCATGCAGCTGCTTCAGCAAGGCTACTCAGTTAATGCCACTGTCCGTGATCCAA AGAACATGACAAAGGTGAAGCACTTATTGAAGCTGCCTGGAGCAGATGAAAGGTTAAGACTTTACAAGGCTGATTTGTCTGATGAAGGAAGCTTTGATGAAGCCATTAATGGCTGTGTTGGTGTCTTCCATGTTGCCACACCTATGGATCTCCAAGTTAAGGATCATGAG aaTGAGTTGATTAAGCCAACCATTGAAGGAGTAGTGAATTTGCTGAAGTCTTGCCTCAAGGCAAAGACTGTGAAGAAGGTTGTGTACACTTCCACTGCAGGCACTGTCAACATGCAACCAATCAGAAAGTCTGTTTATGATGAAACTTCATGGACTGATACTGAGTTCTGCAAGACTGTCAAGATGACTGCTTGG ACTTATTTTTATGCGAAGACGATAGCAGAAAAAACCGCTTTCGAATTCGCCGAGAACAATGGCTTAGATCTTATTAGTGTTATTCCTACGCTTGTTAATGGACCATTCCTCATGTCTACTATGCCTCCAAGCATGCTTACAGCACTTGCATTGATAACAA GGAATGTGCCATTTTACTACATACTAAATCCTATACAATTTGTTCATTTGGATGATTTATGCCGTGCGCATGTGTTCTTATTTGAGCATCCTGAGGCAAAAGGAAGATATATTTGCTCTTCTCATGATGTTACCATAACTGAACTTGCTGACttactaagaaaaaaatatccaGAATACGAAATTCCTATTGA ATTCGAAGGCATTGATAAAGTTAATgatgttataaaattttcatcGAAGAAACTTATGGACTTGGGGTTCGAGTTTAAGTACAGTTTGGAGGATATGTACGATGGAGTTTTCCAAAGTTGTAAGGAGAAGGGATTGCTCCCACCTCTACCAAAGAAAATCTAg